The following are encoded together in the Perca flavescens isolate YP-PL-M2 chromosome 22, PFLA_1.0, whole genome shotgun sequence genome:
- the LOC114548862 gene encoding uncharacterized protein DDB_G0284459-like — translation MRTKSKRLAKRLRRSQALTSFRTGDASSSSSSTSSSDDEGDAEIEVEIGEDPPQLTPEQLGPQPPQLPPLTLCEQ, via the exons ATGAGGACAAAAAGCAAGAGGCTGGCCAAGAGGCTTCGCCGCAGCCAGGCTTTGACATCTTTCAGG ACAGGAgacgccagcagcagcagcagcagcaccagcagcagcgACGACGAAGGAGATGCAGAGATTGAGGTGGAAATAGGGGAGGATCCACCGCAGCTGACTCCTGAGCAGCTGGGCCCTCAGCCTCCACAGCTTCCCCCTTTGACACTATGTGAACAGTGA
- the LOC114549577 gene encoding uncharacterized protein LOC114549577 codes for MDALKEKKRPPPKHRRHMIRIIMEDMMATDTRPGSSKLKQVAQQLVERYPDSFLDKCGINVVGQGFASLVMQMENRVENVRRQYAFSTSHEGRPKKKCRSSDRYGCTQWQPESLNDFNSQEDKKKMLQDAFKENLLPQSDIKRLMSETYCAQRITLNSEENVIKVMEEWHYIFNTTHLLDHTEKLMGFPVQTKLLDQIQEKGKIITEFLGSKGITGVPTDPLKLLQGLVKYLAEEQKVLLINEEEALAELPSTPCIIVMDEGRYKISVDEVTVNIVGCPLVAVSYMFSQYYVLNIKYPKGAALTLEFIQRCLLGINPERGTKAEKGGKQYNVPPKLLRFLSVVSSSPSVHPSTYLGTSAMGFETSVASQLASHLASQFASPPDPVGP; via the exons ATGGATGCACtaaaggagaagaagagacCACCACCAAAACATAGAAGGCACATGATCCGGATCATCATGGAAGACATGATGGCTACTGACACCAGACCAGGCAGCAGCAAGTTGAAGCAGGTTGCACAGCAGCTGGTTGAGAGATACCCTGATTCCTTCTTGGACAAATGTGGCATAAATGTTGTGGGACAAGGTTTTGCATCACTTGTAATGCAAATGGAGAACAGGGTTGAGAATGTCAGAAGACAGTATGCTTTTAGCACATCCCATGAAGGGAGGCCAAAGAAAAAATGTAGATCTTCTGACCGTTATGGTTGTACTCAGTGGCAACCCGAGTCACTGAATGACTTTAACAGCCAAGaggataaaaagaaaatgcttcaagATGCCTTTAAAGAAAACCTTCTCCCTCAGAGTGACATTAAAAGACTGATGTCTGAAACATACTGTGCCCAGCGCATCACTCTGAATAGTGAGGAAAATGTAATCAAAGTCATGGAAGAATGGCATTACATCTTCAACACCACCCATCTGCTCGACCACACAGAGAAACTAATGGGATTTCCTGTCCAAACCAAATTGCTGGACCAAATTCAGGAGAAGGGCAAGATCATCACGGAGTTTCTTGGTAGCAAGGGAATCACAGGAGTACCTACAGACCCATTGAAACTCCTCCAGGGTCTAGTGAAGTACCTCGCAGAGGAGCAAAAGGTGCTTTTAATAAATGAAGAA GAAGCCTTAGCAGAGCTGCCAAGCACCCCATGTATCATAGTTATGG ATGAAGGAAGATACAAGATTTCAGTGGATGAAGTCACAGTTAACATCGTTGGCTGTCCACTAGTTGCTGTGAGCTATATGTTCAGCCAATATTATGTGCTGAATATAAAGTATCCAAAGGGAGCAGCCTTGACTCTGGAGTTCATCCAGAG GTGCCTGCTAGGGATAAACCCAGAACGGGGCACGAAAGCAGAAAAGGGGGGGAAACAGTACAACGTCCCCCCAAAACTGCTTCGATTCCTGTCGGTggtctcttcttctccttcagtGCATCCATCAACGTATCTGGGAACTTCTGCCATGGGATTTGAAACTTCTGTGGCGTCACAGTTGGCGTCACACTTGGCATCACAGTTTGCGTCCCCACCAGATCCTGTCGGACCTTAA